A region of Puniceicoccus vermicola DNA encodes the following proteins:
- a CDS encoding GntR family transcriptional regulator, which produces MVPKVYRQFKLDGDTADPGHLQIARFLERLIHTDVLKENERLPSTTELVNLWGANITRIQRAMDLLVANGLLQRSPRRGTFVTSKRARPSVGILIGPDLLPGEPQFYRLLAADLKLEIKSKGLVPRLYDSYNGSRAPYGGGSHEDIHYDLMHRSFVGFTVVGVPRNALLLEEDKLQIGKSKFPYANFSTPAPDIDVHVDYHHFASTAVDSLISQGCCKFAYFPPSIGPRYKEHLKSFTDSMKVGGIPAKDYKVVKDMNKGIDHPQSVGLERSAYEKTISLLKKWKKSKFSPDAFIISDDIAARGIIAAVNAAGDSASKFVVQSNLNTEHFYVLPTARYLVSTAEIASNLVQRLTLRMTNSPHASEPEKIRGTLTKAYR; this is translated from the coding sequence ATGGTTCCCAAGGTCTACAGGCAATTTAAGCTGGATGGAGATACGGCCGATCCCGGGCATTTACAGATTGCTCGCTTTTTGGAGCGGCTTATCCACACGGATGTTCTAAAGGAAAATGAGCGCCTGCCCAGCACCACGGAGCTCGTGAACCTCTGGGGAGCGAACATCACCCGGATCCAGCGGGCCATGGATCTGTTGGTGGCCAATGGCCTTTTGCAGCGTTCACCCCGCAGAGGAACTTTTGTAACGTCAAAGAGGGCTCGTCCTTCCGTCGGGATCTTGATCGGTCCCGATTTGTTGCCGGGGGAACCTCAATTTTATCGATTGCTGGCTGCCGATCTCAAACTGGAGATCAAATCGAAAGGCCTTGTTCCCAGACTATACGATTCTTATAATGGTTCCCGAGCGCCCTACGGCGGCGGCTCTCATGAGGATATCCACTATGATCTGATGCATCGATCATTTGTCGGATTCACGGTGGTGGGGGTGCCCCGGAACGCTCTTTTGCTGGAGGAGGACAAACTGCAGATCGGGAAATCCAAGTTTCCATACGCCAATTTTTCCACACCGGCACCCGATATTGATGTGCATGTCGATTATCATCATTTTGCGAGCACGGCAGTGGATTCCCTAATTTCCCAAGGTTGCTGCAAGTTTGCGTATTTCCCTCCCTCCATCGGCCCCCGTTACAAAGAGCATCTAAAGAGTTTTACCGATTCCATGAAAGTCGGCGGGATCCCTGCCAAGGACTATAAAGTGGTGAAGGATATGAATAAGGGTATCGATCACCCCCAGTCAGTAGGACTAGAGCGTTCGGCCTATGAGAAGACGATATCGCTTCTCAAAAAGTGGAAAAAGTCGAAGTTTTCGCCCGACGCCTTTATTATCTCTGATGATATCGCCGCCCGCGGAATCATTGCGGCCGTAAATGCGGCTGGAGATTCCGCGTCGAAGTTTGTCGTTCAGTCGAATCTGAATACCGAGCATTTTTATGTGCTTCCCACAGCGCGCTACCTGGTATCCACCGCAGAAATTGCGAGTAATCTGGTCCAGCGGCTAACGCTACGCATGACCAATTCCCCTCATGCCTCGGAGCCGGAAAAGATTCGGGGCACTCTGACCAAGGCTTATCGGTAA
- a CDS encoding sialidase family protein, which translates to MTEENIHSLSLTAPEIHFHPGPQFTSSRRLWQGIPGIEQTSEGILYATWYSGGTTEGIENHVLLVRSDDDGRTWSEPLLVIDPAGPVRAFDPVLWVDPSRRLWLFWAQSQGLWNGRGGVWCIRCEDPNAKRPAWTSPRRIANGVMMNKPLVRSNGEWLLPIAVWGTKPPRLPELAHEAVSSVFVSTDSGETFTRRGGVDAPHRCFDEHMLVERNDGTIWMLVRTVYGIGQSTSPDGGATWTTPRPTDIAGPNSRFFITRLSSGRLLMVNHFGFTGRSHLTASLSEDDGHTWLSHLLLDPRPEVSYPDATITPDGRIRIIYDRERYKAREILLARITEEDILAGKIKSAESCLQQMVNKIEDQRL; encoded by the coding sequence ATGACCGAAGAAAACATCCATTCCCTTTCACTCACCGCCCCGGAAATCCATTTCCACCCCGGTCCGCAATTTACCTCGTCCCGGCGGCTATGGCAGGGAATCCCCGGGATTGAACAGACCTCCGAAGGCATTCTGTATGCGACCTGGTATTCCGGAGGCACGACCGAAGGCATCGAAAACCACGTCCTGCTCGTTCGCAGCGATGACGACGGCCGGACGTGGTCGGAACCTCTGCTGGTCATTGACCCCGCCGGCCCCGTGCGCGCATTCGATCCTGTTTTATGGGTCGATCCGAGCCGACGCCTGTGGCTGTTCTGGGCACAGAGCCAAGGGCTTTGGAACGGTCGCGGCGGCGTTTGGTGCATTCGCTGTGAAGACCCCAATGCAAAGCGTCCCGCCTGGACCTCACCCCGCCGCATCGCCAACGGCGTCATGATGAACAAGCCCCTCGTCCGATCCAACGGCGAGTGGCTTCTGCCCATTGCAGTCTGGGGCACCAAACCGCCGCGCCTTCCGGAGTTGGCCCATGAAGCGGTCTCCAGCGTCTTCGTCAGCACCGACAGCGGGGAAACCTTCACCCGTCGCGGCGGAGTGGATGCCCCACATCGGTGCTTCGATGAACATATGCTCGTGGAACGGAACGATGGCACGATCTGGATGCTCGTGCGCACGGTTTACGGCATCGGCCAGAGCACCTCGCCCGATGGAGGTGCCACATGGACAACACCCCGCCCGACGGACATCGCCGGCCCAAACAGCCGTTTCTTTATTACCCGCCTTTCAAGCGGCCGACTGCTCATGGTCAACCATTTTGGATTCACAGGACGCTCCCACCTTACTGCCTCGCTCTCCGAAGACGATGGCCATACGTGGCTATCCCATTTGCTTCTCGATCCGCGCCCCGAGGTCTCCTACCCCGATGCAACGATTACCCCGGACGGACGCATTCGCATCATCTATGACCGCGAACGGTACAAGGCGCGGGAAATCCTTCTCGCCCGCATTACAGAAGAAGACATCCTCGCCGGAAAAATTAAATCGGCGGAGAGCTGTCTCCAGCAAATGGTCAACAAGATCGAGGACCAGCGACTGTAA
- a CDS encoding heparinase II/III domain-containing protein produces the protein MEILADENRTELDAAKEKSLLDRVDWSHPALESVREAPDKAAALLAHLATSPRRNYQFEYECKGEILAFLNEHYEAWRNFDTTEADRLEALSIEEAQGPRALSTVARLGQAWWATGDPRYGRAFERFYRALPTGEMFNWQHFNGSQGAIELDTWLYFSDCEGFTREGRIAVLDHICAITDDAWERTSGWTQRTLGPEGHNWYLHGMHVLPFYGIFFPEFKQADYYLRSSIGIMEEHLRGHYRADGGARETSLGYQGGSLTHLWDFYLLAQRNGVPLSSEYRDRLLHATHFLLRLATPNGSSPCFGDMKPNPGGLTNLAAVSAAVTGDREAKWYAERFRHHRPGVQRETQGELPLSVFWKVGLAGARVYAGTRSQNPRHKSVLMGATGYGAMRNSDHEFANYLAVAAADRGPIVTSHGHNEVFSMEIHALGQRFVGEMGCVNYGDSPAREYDQKTEAHTCLTIDGMEQAELENQWRWKSQVIPCVRRWIREDTHDFFDGVHEGFNRGPDKRILHARKILFFKSEPSYFLVFDWIDSDTENPVSAYFHGCCPGELEGDGIRLDSSNASLAILPPEDSGLHLERVSDAGLDAYREARNLNAENYPVFAFRKKITSDCLVWGIVPRKSSESTPQIKRLPVSLNGKEEPASRAVAVEVQFDSHTDHVMLSHTGFDAEMKAGTHSAWGFLSINRSGDGLESRIIHRVSDGVCGR, from the coding sequence ATGGAAATCCTTGCCGATGAAAACCGCACTGAATTGGATGCCGCCAAAGAAAAAAGTTTGCTGGATAGGGTGGACTGGTCGCATCCGGCACTGGAAAGCGTTCGCGAAGCTCCGGACAAGGCCGCCGCACTTCTCGCTCACCTCGCCACTTCTCCACGCCGGAATTACCAGTTTGAGTATGAGTGCAAAGGGGAGATCCTCGCTTTCCTAAATGAGCACTATGAGGCCTGGCGCAACTTCGATACCACCGAGGCAGACCGTCTGGAAGCACTGTCCATCGAAGAGGCGCAAGGTCCCCGTGCACTTTCCACCGTCGCCCGTCTGGGCCAGGCTTGGTGGGCTACCGGAGATCCACGATATGGCCGCGCGTTCGAACGCTTTTATCGGGCGCTTCCCACGGGCGAAATGTTTAACTGGCAACATTTCAATGGCAGCCAAGGCGCAATCGAGCTAGACACATGGCTCTATTTCTCCGACTGTGAGGGATTCACCCGCGAAGGGCGCATTGCCGTTTTGGATCACATCTGCGCCATCACGGACGATGCATGGGAGCGCACCTCCGGTTGGACGCAGCGGACCCTCGGGCCGGAGGGTCACAACTGGTATTTGCATGGCATGCATGTCCTACCGTTTTACGGGATTTTCTTTCCGGAATTCAAACAGGCTGACTATTACCTGCGAAGCAGCATCGGCATCATGGAGGAGCATCTCCGGGGGCACTATCGGGCCGATGGGGGAGCTCGCGAAACGTCGTTGGGATATCAGGGTGGGTCTTTGACGCATCTTTGGGATTTTTATCTCCTTGCCCAACGAAATGGAGTTCCGCTCTCCTCCGAATACCGAGACCGGCTCCTGCATGCGACGCACTTTCTACTGCGTCTAGCGACGCCCAATGGCAGTTCGCCCTGTTTTGGCGACATGAAACCGAATCCTGGAGGATTGACCAACCTGGCGGCTGTCTCTGCGGCCGTTACCGGCGACCGCGAAGCGAAATGGTATGCCGAGCGCTTCCGCCATCACCGGCCGGGGGTCCAGAGGGAAACGCAGGGGGAACTGCCCTTGAGTGTCTTCTGGAAAGTCGGCCTTGCCGGGGCACGAGTCTATGCCGGCACCCGTTCCCAGAACCCTCGGCATAAATCGGTGTTGATGGGTGCTACAGGCTACGGAGCCATGCGGAACAGCGATCATGAGTTCGCTAATTACCTCGCTGTGGCGGCAGCGGACCGCGGTCCGATCGTGACCAGCCACGGACACAACGAGGTGTTCTCTATGGAGATCCACGCTTTGGGCCAAAGGTTCGTGGGAGAGATGGGGTGCGTTAACTATGGCGATTCGCCCGCACGCGAGTACGATCAAAAAACCGAAGCCCATACTTGTCTGACCATCGATGGCATGGAGCAGGCCGAATTGGAAAATCAATGGCGATGGAAGAGTCAGGTCATTCCCTGTGTGCGACGGTGGATCCGTGAAGATACCCACGACTTCTTTGATGGCGTGCACGAAGGCTTTAACCGGGGACCCGACAAGCGGATTCTCCACGCGCGTAAGATCCTCTTTTTTAAATCAGAACCGAGTTATTTTCTGGTTTTCGACTGGATCGATTCTGATACGGAGAATCCCGTAAGCGCCTATTTTCATGGCTGCTGTCCGGGAGAACTCGAGGGTGACGGTATCCGCCTCGATTCTTCCAATGCCAGTCTTGCTATTCTGCCGCCGGAAGACTCTGGTCTGCATCTGGAACGTGTGAGTGACGCCGGTCTGGATGCCTATAGGGAAGCGCGGAATCTGAATGCCGAAAATTATCCGGTATTTGCCTTTCGAAAAAAAATCACCAGCGACTGTCTGGTCTGGGGCATTGTTCCACGAAAATCCTCCGAATCCACTCCGCAGATAAAACGCTTGCCGGTGTCACTAAATGGCAAAGAGGAACCCGCCAGCCGTGCAGTAGCAGTGGAAGTGCAGTTCGATTCCCATACCGATCATGTCATGCTGTCTCACACCGGATTTGATGCTGAGATGAAGGCCGGAACCCACAGCGCTTGGGGGTTTTTATCAATCAACCGATCTGGAGATGGCTTGGAATCCCGAATCATACATCGGGTAAGTGATGGCGTTTGTGGTCGTTGA
- a CDS encoding sulfatase-like hydrolase/transferase has protein sequence MPLPPNIILFMVDQLAAKWLSHVESTVGLPNVARLRSSGVSFNNAFTSNPVCCASRATIATGLSSRQHGVLENGYQLDPGLPTFMRTLQQAGWRTGAFGKLHFHPHFAGLRPDYREYGFDDCEVTEDMRGGAWLDWVASEHPSHLDAALATVWQPKVPEFASYGAEGRNLRARIESIRANFPWASAEFPDAHAGAYPLPFPEEISQTNWITAKALDFLGRADERPFLAQISYVQPHGPYCAPASDLCRIPEDIIPTPLEAEWLEDPHAPEYFARQRPVSGNWRHDRRCYFADLLHLDRQMGRVLDRLEDLQIRDHTCILFCSDHGDLLYDHGFKGKEERHYDACIRVPLIVSGPGFSTGQTRADLVQLEDICPTILELAGQQFPPPVTGPDYPGPNPVLPGISLLSTLRGTDLREAVYCESYNSIRSANPQDWARTIRTLSHRYTWYPGGGEQLFDLSRDPEEQHNLAGCARHAALKSKLKEMLLERIVLQDFPKPRHHLFALGVH, from the coding sequence GTGCCCCTACCGCCCAACATCATTCTCTTCATGGTGGATCAATTGGCCGCGAAGTGGCTCTCGCATGTCGAGAGCACCGTCGGCCTGCCCAATGTCGCTAGGCTTCGCTCCAGCGGCGTTTCGTTCAACAACGCGTTTACCAGCAATCCGGTCTGTTGCGCCTCGCGGGCGACGATTGCCACCGGGCTCTCCAGTCGTCAGCATGGCGTGCTCGAAAACGGGTATCAGCTCGATCCCGGCCTGCCGACCTTCATGCGCACACTTCAGCAGGCAGGGTGGCGCACAGGGGCCTTCGGGAAACTGCATTTCCATCCACACTTTGCGGGTCTGCGACCCGACTATCGAGAGTATGGCTTTGACGATTGTGAAGTCACCGAAGACATGCGCGGGGGAGCCTGGCTGGATTGGGTCGCCTCCGAACATCCATCCCATCTGGACGCGGCGCTGGCCACCGTCTGGCAGCCCAAAGTTCCCGAGTTCGCATCCTATGGCGCGGAGGGCCGGAACCTGCGCGCCCGGATCGAGTCCATCCGCGCCAACTTTCCATGGGCCAGTGCGGAATTCCCCGACGCCCATGCCGGCGCCTATCCCCTTCCCTTCCCCGAGGAGATCTCCCAAACCAACTGGATCACCGCCAAAGCGCTGGATTTCCTGGGAAGAGCGGACGAGCGCCCGTTTCTGGCGCAGATCAGCTATGTCCAGCCGCACGGCCCGTATTGCGCTCCGGCTTCCGACCTGTGCCGGATACCCGAGGACATCATTCCAACACCCTTAGAGGCGGAGTGGCTGGAGGACCCACACGCCCCTGAATACTTCGCGCGACAGCGGCCGGTCAGCGGTAACTGGCGGCACGACCGCCGGTGCTATTTCGCCGATCTTCTGCACCTCGACCGCCAGATGGGACGCGTTCTGGACCGGCTGGAAGATTTGCAGATCCGGGACCACACCTGCATCCTGTTCTGTTCCGATCACGGAGATTTACTTTACGACCATGGATTTAAAGGAAAAGAGGAACGCCACTATGATGCCTGCATCCGGGTACCTCTGATCGTTTCCGGCCCCGGATTCTCCACCGGTCAAACGCGGGCGGATCTGGTGCAACTCGAGGACATCTGTCCGACCATTCTTGAATTGGCAGGTCAGCAATTCCCGCCCCCCGTGACGGGTCCCGATTACCCCGGCCCGAATCCGGTGTTACCCGGCATTTCCCTTTTATCGACCCTGCGGGGCACGGACTTGCGGGAGGCTGTTTATTGCGAAAGTTACAACTCGATCCGTTCTGCCAATCCGCAGGACTGGGCCAGGACGATTCGGACTCTCTCCCATCGTTACACCTGGTATCCGGGCGGCGGGGAGCAATTGTTTGATCTCTCCAGAGATCCCGAGGAACAGCACAATCTGGCGGGCTGCGCCCGGCACGCCGCTCTCAAATCGAAACTCAAGGAGATGCTTTTGGAACGGATCGTCCTGCAGGACTTCCCCAAGCCCCGCCATCATTTATTCGCGCTGGGGGTGCACTGA
- a CDS encoding glycoside hydrolase family protein has translation MISPMPNEDRNCGVRFVDRLRPLGPILDFSREGWTVWDCAPILHEGRVHVFFTRWRTPEEGSSPDAQWYLGSEIVHAVSDDVLGPYEIRQVVLRKEGGDGSWDDSAVINPKIYRIGERFALCYTGCRARRHDTQAIGLLVADSLDGPWTNLSADAPIIAPGEKPEAFDGYLCNNPAMLVHPSGEIWIYYKGRPRLPGAGAGPMRIGLATAKTLEGLYVKYSENPVLDLAPLSFEDPFVWREDDAYCMLASELDNPICILEQNGGLLFRSKDGLAWGPPEPGYPSPRKLFGTAQRMEEPNILFDGDRPSHLFATLGGGAGAGFHGFVFEVAEG, from the coding sequence ATGATCTCTCCGATGCCGAATGAAGACCGTAACTGTGGTGTGCGGTTCGTCGATCGACTGCGACCGCTTGGCCCCATTCTCGATTTCAGCCGAGAGGGCTGGACGGTCTGGGATTGTGCGCCGATTCTTCATGAAGGGAGAGTGCACGTTTTCTTCACCCGCTGGCGAACACCGGAGGAAGGCTCAAGTCCCGACGCGCAGTGGTATTTGGGCAGCGAAATCGTTCATGCCGTTTCGGACGATGTCCTCGGGCCCTACGAAATTCGCCAGGTTGTCTTGCGGAAAGAGGGAGGCGATGGATCGTGGGATGATTCGGCGGTCATCAATCCGAAGATTTATCGCATCGGCGAACGTTTCGCACTTTGCTACACGGGATGCCGCGCGAGGCGTCATGATACCCAGGCGATCGGTTTGCTGGTGGCGGATTCTTTGGACGGACCGTGGACCAACTTGAGCGCCGATGCTCCGATCATTGCGCCGGGCGAGAAACCGGAGGCCTTCGATGGTTACCTCTGCAACAACCCGGCTATGCTTGTGCATCCCAGTGGAGAGATTTGGATCTATTACAAAGGGCGTCCGCGGCTACCGGGTGCGGGAGCGGGGCCGATGCGGATCGGTCTGGCCACGGCGAAGACTCTGGAAGGGCTCTATGTCAAGTATTCCGAGAACCCGGTCCTGGATCTTGCCCCACTTTCCTTTGAGGATCCCTTTGTCTGGCGGGAAGATGACGCCTATTGCATGCTGGCATCGGAACTCGACAATCCGATATGTATCTTGGAGCAAAATGGCGGACTGTTGTTTCGTTCGAAGGATGGTTTGGCTTGGGGACCTCCGGAACCCGGTTATCCAAGTCCCCGGAAGCTTTTCGGAACAGCGCAGCGCATGGAGGAACCCAATATTCTCTTCGATGGTGACCGGCCGTCGCATCTCTTTGCGACACTCGGAGGGGGAGCCGGGGCGGGCTTCCATGGATTCGTTTTCGAAGTGGCGGAAGGCTGA
- a CDS encoding sulfatase-like hydrolase/transferase yields MNPKNHQASRPNIILINCDDLGFGDLGCYGSGVNSTPCLDRMAGEGLRLTHFSMAASVCSPSRGAMLTGCYPPRIGFGSFDDRPVLFPGQPVGLSPDETSIATLLKRAGYATSLVGKWHCGDQPEFLPTRHGFDHYYGLPYSNDMGRQAGREVDFPPLPLLRDEEVIEAQPDQASLIERYTEEAVRFIRAERDGPFFLYLAHMQVHLPLFAPERFMKQSRNGRYGAAVECVDWSTEVLLWELERLGLTENTLVIFTSDNGSNGRNGGSNGGLRGSKGSAWEGGFRVPCVMRWPGVIAPGEECDAPVSAMDFLPTFASLAGVDWRCGRRIDGCDAGGVLFERTGTELERTEMFYYLGEELCAVRRGNWKYHVWNGNGPELFELGTDPGESCNVLLDHPEVARELEELLTACRCDLGDSSMGMRGDGVRPIGRVNEAKPLTEFHPDCPYFEAEYDLSDAE; encoded by the coding sequence TTGAATCCGAAAAACCATCAGGCCAGTCGTCCGAATATTATTCTGATCAATTGCGATGATCTGGGTTTTGGGGATTTGGGATGCTATGGCTCTGGGGTTAACTCGACTCCCTGTCTGGACCGGATGGCTGGCGAGGGTCTTCGGCTGACTCACTTTTCTATGGCGGCTTCCGTATGCTCGCCCTCCCGGGGTGCGATGTTGACGGGCTGTTATCCTCCGCGCATTGGGTTCGGTTCCTTCGATGACCGTCCTGTTTTGTTTCCGGGCCAGCCGGTCGGTCTCTCGCCGGACGAGACATCCATTGCCACTTTGCTCAAGCGCGCTGGATACGCGACTTCCCTGGTTGGCAAATGGCATTGCGGCGACCAGCCGGAATTCCTGCCGACGCGGCATGGTTTTGACCATTATTACGGATTGCCCTACAGCAACGACATGGGGCGTCAGGCGGGCCGGGAGGTCGACTTTCCGCCACTGCCGCTTCTGCGTGATGAGGAGGTGATTGAGGCGCAGCCGGATCAGGCCTCCTTGATTGAGCGCTATACGGAGGAGGCGGTGCGGTTCATCCGTGCGGAGCGGGACGGTCCGTTTTTCCTGTATCTGGCGCACATGCAGGTGCATCTCCCGCTGTTCGCCCCGGAACGATTTATGAAGCAGTCCCGCAACGGGCGCTACGGTGCGGCGGTGGAATGTGTTGATTGGAGCACGGAGGTCCTTTTGTGGGAGTTGGAGCGGCTTGGATTGACGGAGAACACGCTGGTGATTTTCACCTCGGACAATGGATCCAATGGACGAAACGGTGGTAGCAACGGCGGGCTGCGCGGGAGCAAGGGCTCGGCGTGGGAGGGTGGATTCCGGGTGCCTTGCGTGATGCGCTGGCCGGGGGTGATTGCGCCCGGTGAAGAGTGCGATGCCCCGGTTTCCGCCATGGATTTTCTGCCGACCTTTGCTTCTCTGGCTGGAGTCGACTGGCGGTGCGGTCGGCGGATCGACGGATGCGATGCGGGTGGGGTGCTCTTTGAACGAACGGGGACGGAGCTTGAACGGACGGAGATGTTTTACTACCTTGGCGAGGAGCTTTGTGCGGTACGGAGGGGGAATTGGAAATATCATGTCTGGAATGGAAACGGCCCTGAGCTTTTTGAGCTCGGGACGGATCCGGGAGAGAGCTGTAATGTGCTTCTGGATCATCCCGAAGTGGCCCGTGAACTGGAGGAACTGCTGACTGCCTGCCGCTGCGACCTCGGAGACAGCTCCATGGGCATGCGCGGGGATGGAGTCCGGCCGATTGGTCGGGTGAATGAGGCGAAGCCATTGACCGAATTCCATCCGGACTGTCCCTATTTCGAAGCTGAGTATGATCTCTCCGATGCCGAATGA